From a region of the Williamsia phyllosphaerae genome:
- a CDS encoding DUF885 domain-containing protein, protein MDSESLITDYLRAGLAFDRLEEGFVDAYTGDPRLRVESVNGPAPEPVELARRIRDLRGDVAGSDLPEQRRDFVVAHLSAMECSARRFAGEEIGFVDEVRNYFDVDIALGDPDHYRRAHAALSDVLGGSGDLAERYAAHRTSDEIPGDRVADCVAAFSSALRERVRAAHPLPDTEIVEFEVVTDKPWSGFNYYLGDFRSRVAINVDLTQHMASLPHLIAHEAYPGHHTEHCRKEEILVAGGQREQSIFLVNTPQCLMAEGLADHALESAIGPDWGLWAQEIYADLGLRFDGDRAQRISRATGGLLGVRQDAALLLHDRGADHDTVAEYLQTWLLASQPRARQMLRFLSSPLWRAYITTYVEGYRLLGTWLDADADGPSGSDRAARFGRLLDEPLTPAALRAELAQ, encoded by the coding sequence GTGGATTCCGAGTCGTTGATCACCGATTACCTGCGCGCCGGTCTGGCGTTCGACCGGCTCGAGGAGGGCTTCGTCGACGCGTACACCGGCGACCCGCGCCTCCGCGTCGAATCGGTGAACGGACCGGCCCCCGAGCCGGTGGAGCTCGCCCGACGGATCCGCGACCTGCGCGGTGACGTCGCCGGATCCGATCTGCCCGAGCAGCGCCGTGACTTCGTCGTCGCGCACCTGAGCGCCATGGAGTGCTCCGCGCGCCGGTTCGCCGGCGAGGAGATCGGGTTCGTCGACGAGGTGCGGAACTACTTCGACGTCGACATCGCACTCGGTGATCCCGACCACTATCGACGCGCACACGCTGCACTGTCGGACGTGCTCGGCGGATCCGGCGACCTCGCCGAGCGGTACGCGGCGCACCGCACCTCCGACGAGATCCCCGGCGACCGGGTCGCCGACTGCGTCGCGGCGTTCAGCTCGGCCCTACGCGAACGCGTCCGGGCCGCCCACCCGCTACCCGACACCGAGATCGTCGAGTTCGAGGTGGTCACCGACAAGCCGTGGTCGGGGTTCAACTACTACCTCGGCGACTTCCGCTCGCGGGTCGCCATCAATGTCGATCTCACCCAGCACATGGCGTCGCTGCCACACCTGATCGCGCACGAGGCCTACCCCGGGCATCACACCGAGCACTGCCGCAAGGAGGAGATCCTGGTGGCGGGCGGGCAGCGTGAACAGAGCATCTTCCTGGTCAACACCCCGCAGTGCCTGATGGCAGAGGGGTTGGCCGACCACGCGCTGGAATCGGCCATCGGTCCCGACTGGGGGCTCTGGGCCCAGGAGATCTACGCCGACCTCGGACTGCGTTTCGACGGCGACCGAGCCCAGCGGATCTCCCGCGCCACCGGCGGACTGCTCGGTGTCCGCCAGGACGCGGCCCTGCTGCTGCACGATCGGGGCGCCGACCACGACACCGTCGCCGAGTACCTCCAGACGTGGCTGCTGGCGTCGCAGCCCCGGGCCCGACAGATGCTCCGATTCCTGTCGTCGCCGCTGTGGCGCGCCTACATCACCACCTACGTGGAGGGCTACCGGCTCCTGGGGACATGGCTCGACGCCGACGCGGACGGGCCGTCCGGTTCGGACAGAGCCGCCCGGTTCGGGCGGCTGCTCGACGAGCCGCTGACCCCGGCGGCGTTGCGGGCGGAATTGGCGCAATAG
- a CDS encoding isoprenyl transferase, translating to MKLIPGQFRIPLYRVYETRLVQLMDPERMPRHIAIICDGNRRWAREAGFEDVSHGHRVGAQKIAEMLHWCTALSIETVTIYLLSTENLQRASEELDALMEIVPDIVDEIAAPGQDWKVHIVGTLDQLPEPVARRLQTAQERTVDNGGMHVNVAVGYGGRQEIVDAVRSLLVDRLRSGADAADLVEAVSVDAIDAHLYTKGQADPDLVIRTSGEQRLSGFLLWQSAYSEIWFTDAYWPEFRRVDFLRALRDYGARSRRFGR from the coding sequence GTGAAATTGATCCCCGGACAATTCCGCATCCCGCTCTACCGGGTCTACGAGACCCGACTGGTTCAACTCATGGACCCCGAGCGCATGCCCCGACACATCGCGATCATCTGCGACGGGAACCGACGCTGGGCGCGGGAGGCCGGCTTCGAGGACGTGAGCCACGGGCACCGGGTCGGCGCCCAGAAGATCGCCGAGATGCTGCACTGGTGCACTGCCCTGTCGATAGAGACGGTGACCATCTACCTGTTGTCCACGGAGAACCTGCAGCGCGCGTCCGAGGAGCTCGACGCGTTGATGGAGATCGTCCCCGACATCGTCGACGAGATCGCCGCGCCCGGGCAGGACTGGAAGGTCCACATCGTCGGCACCCTCGATCAGTTGCCCGAGCCCGTCGCGCGCAGACTCCAGACCGCGCAGGAACGCACCGTCGACAACGGCGGCATGCACGTGAACGTCGCGGTCGGCTACGGCGGTCGCCAGGAGATCGTCGACGCCGTGCGGTCGCTGCTGGTCGACCGGCTGCGGTCCGGCGCAGACGCGGCCGACCTCGTGGAGGCGGTGTCGGTGGACGCGATCGACGCCCATCTCTACACCAAGGGGCAGGCCGATCCGGACCTGGTCATCAGAACCTCTGGCGAACAACGACTCTCCGGCTTCCTGCTGTGGCAGAGCGCCTACTCCGAGATCTGGTTCACCGATGCCTACTGGCCCGAGTTCCGACGCGTCGACTTCCTTCGTGCCCTGCGCGACTACGGCGCGCGCAGCCGTCGGTTCGGCCGCTGA
- a CDS encoding acyl-ACP desaturase — MKNIAYDDLILALEKALPEIAAAHEEDSITWNPHDLVPWDEGRNFAFLGGSDWDAAESTMSAEVRAAVLALLLTKENLPSFHRVLGLHFPPFSEWRDLVGRWTAEDNRHSIALRDHLVVTRQIDPEALEALRLSHVTQGYQQNSDFRESTGPALALALMAVHELQASRFARALAEKVETKSLADMLGLVAKDDEVQAATFIAFLNAALNAEPDETVLAVAAAVNAAVPIGADIANFEQEYALLGDYTDSAVLGGVAKSLISSLGLNSLDGLGENAEAARQELFARANA, encoded by the coding sequence GTGAAGAACATTGCCTACGACGACCTGATCCTGGCTCTGGAGAAGGCTCTGCCGGAGATCGCCGCCGCGCACGAGGAGGATTCCATCACATGGAATCCGCACGACCTGGTGCCGTGGGACGAGGGCCGCAACTTCGCGTTCCTGGGCGGATCGGACTGGGACGCCGCCGAATCGACGATGTCGGCGGAGGTTCGTGCGGCCGTTCTCGCACTGCTCCTCACCAAGGAGAACCTGCCGTCGTTCCACCGCGTGCTGGGCCTTCACTTCCCGCCGTTCTCCGAATGGCGTGATCTGGTCGGTCGCTGGACCGCCGAGGACAACCGGCACTCGATCGCGCTGCGCGACCACCTCGTGGTCACCCGGCAGATCGACCCCGAGGCGCTCGAGGCCCTGCGCCTCTCGCACGTGACCCAGGGGTACCAGCAGAACAGCGACTTCCGGGAGTCCACCGGTCCCGCGCTGGCGCTGGCGCTGATGGCCGTGCACGAACTGCAGGCCTCGCGATTCGCGCGCGCTCTCGCCGAGAAGGTCGAGACGAAGAGCCTCGCCGACATGCTCGGACTCGTGGCCAAGGACGACGAGGTGCAGGCCGCCACGTTCATCGCGTTCCTCAACGCCGCGCTCAACGCCGAACCCGATGAGACGGTGCTCGCGGTCGCTGCCGCGGTGAACGCCGCGGTGCCGATCGGCGCCGACATCGCGAACTTCGAGCAGGAGTACGCGCTGCTCGGCGACTACACCGATTCGGCGGTGCTCGGCGGTGTCGCGAAGAGCCTGATCTCCTCGCTCGGCCTGAACTCCCTCGACGGTCTCGGCGAGAACGCCGAGGCCGCCCGCCAGGAGCTCTTCGCGCGCGCGAACGCGTAG
- a CDS encoding PhoH family protein yields the protein MTTRTYVLDTSVLLSDPWAVTRFAEHRVVLPLVVISELEGKRHHHELGWFARESLRMLDDLRIEHGRLDLPVPIGDEDGTVQVELNHTDPAVLPAGFRTDTNDSRILACALNLRAEGNDVVLVSKDTPLRVKAGAVGLAADEYHAQDVVVSGWAGMTEVEVESADIDRLFAEGVADIDVARELPCHTGVRLLGGSSSALGRVNADKQVQLVRGDREAFGLRGRSAEQRVALDLLLDESVGIVSMGGKAGTGKSALALCAGLEAVLERRTQRKVVVFRPLYAVGGQNLGYLPGSESDKMGPWAQAVFDTLEGLASTEVIEEVLSRGMLEVLPLTHIRGRSLHDSFVIVDEAQSLERNVLLTVLSRLGSGSRVVLTHDVAQRDNLRVGRHDGVAAVIEKLKGHPLFAHITLTRSERSPIAALVTEMLEEFAPGA from the coding sequence GTGACCACACGCACCTATGTCCTTGACACCTCCGTGCTGCTGTCCGACCCGTGGGCGGTGACGCGATTCGCCGAGCATCGCGTCGTCCTGCCGCTGGTGGTGATCAGCGAACTCGAGGGCAAGCGACACCATCACGAGCTGGGATGGTTCGCGCGCGAGTCGTTGCGGATGCTCGACGATCTCCGGATCGAACACGGGCGCCTCGATCTCCCCGTCCCGATCGGCGACGAGGACGGCACCGTTCAGGTCGAGTTGAACCACACCGACCCCGCGGTCCTGCCGGCAGGCTTTCGAACCGACACCAACGACTCGCGAATTCTGGCGTGCGCGTTGAACCTTCGGGCCGAAGGCAACGATGTCGTCCTGGTGTCCAAGGACACGCCGCTGCGGGTCAAGGCGGGCGCGGTGGGCCTGGCCGCCGACGAGTACCACGCCCAGGACGTGGTCGTGTCGGGATGGGCGGGGATGACCGAGGTCGAGGTGGAATCCGCCGACATCGACCGTCTCTTCGCCGAGGGCGTCGCCGACATCGATGTGGCCCGGGAACTGCCGTGCCACACCGGCGTTCGGCTGCTCGGCGGTTCGTCGAGTGCGCTCGGCCGCGTCAACGCGGACAAGCAGGTGCAGTTGGTCCGTGGCGATCGCGAGGCCTTCGGGCTGCGCGGGCGTTCGGCCGAACAGCGGGTGGCGCTCGATCTGCTGCTCGACGAGAGCGTCGGGATCGTGTCGATGGGCGGCAAGGCGGGCACCGGTAAGTCGGCGCTGGCCCTGTGCGCCGGACTCGAGGCCGTCCTCGAGCGTCGCACGCAGCGCAAGGTCGTCGTGTTCCGTCCGCTCTACGCGGTGGGCGGTCAGAACCTCGGCTATCTGCCCGGTAGCGAGTCGGACAAGATGGGCCCCTGGGCGCAGGCGGTGTTCGACACCCTCGAGGGGCTGGCCTCGACCGAGGTGATCGAGGAGGTGCTCAGTCGGGGGATGCTGGAGGTCCTGCCGCTCACGCACATCCGCGGCCGGTCGCTGCACGACTCGTTCGTCATCGTCGACGAGGCGCAGTCGCTCGAACGCAACGTCCTGCTCACCGTGCTCTCGCGCCTGGGTTCCGGCTCCCGGGTTGTCCTCACCCACGACGTCGCACAGCGCGACAACCTCCGCGTCGGTAGGCACGACGGCGTCGCGGCGGTCATCGAGAAGCTCAAGGGGCATCCGCTCTTCGCCCACATCACGCTGACCCGTAGCGAGCGATCGCCGATCGCGGCGCTCGTGACGGAGATGCTGGAGGAGTTCGCGCCGGGAGCGTAG
- the trhA gene encoding PAQR family membrane homeostasis protein TrhA has product MRGWIHLYSGFVAIVTGATLVTVAWAMAGPVAALACGIYALTVCGVFGVSATYHRVLWTTAAARTWMKRADHSMIFIFIAGSYTPFCVLALPAPEKWVVLAVVWTGALAGVTLKMIWPGAPRWLGVPLYMILGWTIVFVAPELTARAGVAVMVLLAVGGLFYTVGAVLYATRWPNPWPSTFGHHEFFHSATVIAALVHYVAVWLVVFTAV; this is encoded by the coding sequence ATGCGTGGGTGGATACACCTGTATTCCGGCTTCGTCGCCATCGTCACCGGCGCCACCCTGGTCACCGTGGCGTGGGCGATGGCCGGTCCGGTCGCGGCGTTGGCCTGCGGTATCTACGCGTTGACGGTCTGCGGCGTGTTCGGGGTGAGCGCCACCTATCACCGCGTCCTTTGGACGACGGCGGCCGCGCGAACCTGGATGAAACGCGCCGACCACTCCATGATCTTCATCTTCATCGCGGGCAGCTACACCCCGTTCTGCGTGCTGGCCCTGCCTGCGCCGGAGAAGTGGGTCGTGCTCGCGGTCGTGTGGACCGGTGCACTCGCCGGGGTCACATTGAAGATGATCTGGCCGGGCGCGCCGCGCTGGCTCGGGGTGCCGCTGTACATGATCCTGGGCTGGACGATCGTGTTCGTGGCACCCGAGCTGACCGCCCGTGCCGGCGTCGCGGTGATGGTGTTGCTCGCTGTCGGTGGCCTGTTCTACACCGTGGGCGCTGTCCTCTACGCGACCCGGTGGCCCAACCCGTGGCCGTCGACGTTCGGTCACCACGAGTTCTTCCACTCCGCGACGGTCATCGCGGCACTGGTGCACTACGTCGCGGTGTGGCTCGTCGTCTTCACCGCCGTCTGA
- a CDS encoding carboxymuconolactone decarboxylase family protein: protein MTTDTHPVSTQRLTVPTTNPKVYKALVALQMAAAADFDAELAELIKIRASQINGCAYCLHMHVSDASAMGISDRKLHMIAVWREAPNFFSEREQAVLEFTEAVTRLGEHGVGDDVYARAAAHFDEFGMGQLLANVIMINAWNRVAVTSRYPAGDDERGQ, encoded by the coding sequence ATGACCACCGACACGCACCCGGTATCCACCCAACGCCTGACCGTCCCGACGACCAACCCAAAGGTCTACAAGGCTCTCGTCGCCCTACAGATGGCCGCCGCGGCCGACTTCGACGCCGAACTCGCCGAGCTGATCAAGATCCGGGCCTCGCAGATCAACGGCTGCGCGTACTGCCTGCACATGCACGTCTCGGACGCATCCGCGATGGGCATCTCGGACCGGAAGCTGCACATGATCGCGGTCTGGCGTGAGGCACCGAACTTCTTCTCGGAACGAGAACAGGCCGTGCTGGAGTTCACCGAGGCCGTCACCCGGCTCGGCGAGCACGGTGTCGGCGACGACGTCTACGCCCGCGCGGCCGCACATTTCGACGAATTCGGCATGGGGCAGTTGCTGGCGAACGTGATCATGATCAACGCGTGGAACCGGGTGGCGGTGACGAGCCGGTATCCCGCCGGGGACGACGAGCGGGGCCAGTGA
- the glyA gene encoding serine hydroxymethyltransferase: MTAQDLNTASLAELDPDVAAAMNGELSRQRDTLEMIASENFVPRAILQAQGSVLTNKYAEGYPGRRYYGGCEYVDVVENIARERAKSLFGADFANVQPHSGAQANAAVLMALMNPGEKLLGLDLAHGGHLTHGMRLNFSGKLYDTAAYGVSKEDYRIDMDEVRSIAVAEKPKVIVAGWSAYPRTLDFEAFRSIADEVGAYLWVDMAHFAGLVAAGLHPSPVPYADVVTSTVHKTLGGPRSGIILAKQEWAKKLNSAVFPGQQGGPLMHVIAAKAVALKIAATEEFVDRQRRTIEGAQLLADRLTGSDVSAAGVSVLTGGTDVHLVLADLRNSEMDGQQAEDLLHQVGITVNRNAVPFDPRPPMVTSGLRIGTPALATRGFSATEFTEVADIIGTALAAGADADVAALRGRVSQLALDFPLYEGLEEWGMLSTGVHA, translated from the coding sequence ATGACCGCGCAGGATCTGAACACCGCATCCCTGGCCGAGCTCGACCCCGACGTCGCCGCCGCGATGAACGGTGAGCTGAGCCGACAGCGCGACACGCTCGAGATGATCGCCTCCGAGAACTTCGTCCCCCGGGCGATTCTGCAGGCGCAGGGCAGCGTGCTGACCAACAAGTACGCCGAGGGCTATCCGGGTCGGCGCTACTACGGCGGTTGCGAGTACGTCGACGTCGTCGAGAACATCGCCCGTGAACGCGCGAAGTCGCTGTTCGGGGCGGACTTCGCGAACGTCCAGCCCCACTCGGGCGCGCAGGCCAACGCCGCCGTCCTGATGGCCCTGATGAACCCGGGTGAGAAGCTGCTCGGTCTCGACCTCGCGCACGGCGGGCACCTCACCCACGGCATGCGGCTGAACTTCTCCGGGAAGCTCTACGACACCGCCGCCTACGGCGTGAGCAAAGAGGACTACCGGATCGACATGGACGAGGTCCGGTCGATCGCGGTGGCCGAGAAGCCGAAGGTGATCGTCGCCGGCTGGTCGGCCTACCCGCGCACCCTCGACTTCGAGGCGTTCCGGTCGATCGCCGACGAGGTCGGTGCGTACCTGTGGGTCGACATGGCGCACTTCGCCGGTCTGGTCGCGGCCGGACTGCACCCGTCGCCCGTGCCGTACGCCGACGTCGTGACCAGCACCGTCCACAAGACGCTCGGCGGTCCGCGCTCGGGCATCATCCTGGCCAAGCAGGAGTGGGCCAAGAAGCTCAACTCCGCGGTGTTCCCCGGACAGCAGGGCGGCCCGCTCATGCACGTCATCGCGGCCAAGGCCGTCGCCCTGAAGATCGCGGCCACCGAGGAGTTCGTCGACCGGCAGCGCCGCACCATCGAGGGCGCGCAGTTGCTCGCCGACCGGCTCACCGGCTCGGACGTGTCCGCCGCGGGCGTGTCCGTCCTCACCGGCGGCACCGACGTCCACCTGGTGCTCGCCGATCTGCGCAACAGCGAGATGGACGGTCAGCAGGCCGAGGACCTCCTGCACCAGGTCGGTATCACGGTCAACCGCAACGCCGTTCCGTTCGACCCGCGTCCGCCGATGGTGACCTCCGGGTTGCGCATCGGCACCCCGGCCCTCGCGACCCGTGGTTTCTCGGCCACCGAGTTCACCGAGGTCGCCGACATCATCGGCACCGCGCTGGCCGCCGGAGCCGATGCAGACGTCGCGGCACTACGCGGACGGGTCTCGCAGCTCGCCCTGGATTTCCCGCTGTACGAGGGACTCGAGGAGTGGGGCATGCTGAGCACCGGGGTGCACGCGTGA
- a CDS encoding L,D-transpeptidase family protein produces the protein MFELRELFKWRVLSPAIAAGVVMVAALSGAVGLAPANAATVVSPADFPSTTQMVTVMSDARSSTTATLTAWDKVDGAWKATIGPVKAFVGSQGIGAPQDNVPRTPEGTFAFDQAFGRQPNPGTKLPYFQADRQDWWDEFPSSPTYNTHVRQVKSPGGDSENLYDSGPVYDYAVNIAHNPQRRPGYASGIFLHVTDGSPTQGCVAVDKASMVSVLKWLDPSKDPVITIGLTANQA, from the coding sequence GTGTTCGAGTTACGAGAGTTGTTCAAGTGGCGTGTGTTGTCTCCTGCTATCGCGGCCGGGGTGGTGATGGTCGCTGCGTTGTCGGGTGCTGTGGGGTTGGCACCTGCGAACGCGGCGACGGTCGTCTCACCCGCCGATTTCCCGAGCACCACGCAGATGGTCACCGTGATGTCGGACGCACGGTCGAGCACGACCGCCACCCTGACGGCCTGGGACAAGGTCGACGGCGCCTGGAAGGCCACCATCGGTCCCGTCAAGGCATTCGTGGGTTCGCAGGGGATCGGCGCACCGCAGGACAACGTGCCGAGGACCCCCGAGGGCACATTCGCCTTCGACCAGGCCTTCGGTCGTCAGCCGAACCCGGGGACGAAGCTTCCCTACTTCCAGGCCGACCGGCAGGACTGGTGGGACGAGTTCCCGTCGTCACCGACCTACAACACCCACGTCCGCCAGGTGAAGAGCCCCGGCGGTGACAGCGAGAACCTGTACGACAGCGGCCCCGTCTACGACTACGCGGTGAACATCGCGCACAACCCGCAGCGTCGTCCCGGTTACGCATCGGGCATCTTCCTGCACGTGACCGACGGTTCGCCGACGCAGGGTTGCGTCGCGGTGGACAAGGCGAGCATGGTCTCCGTACTCAAGTGGCTGGACCCGAGCAAGGACCCGGTCATCACGATCGGGTTGACCGCCAACCAGGCCTGA
- a CDS encoding alkaline phosphatase D family protein has product MSPRTPAPSVVVGADKTIRHGVTRRRFLTWTGVAGALAFTPGLFADAAPLAAAPSSGDHLFTLGVASGDPLPDGVVLWTRLASAPLARGGGMGTAPVPVEWELATDEKMTSVVRRGRVIATAADGHSVHVDVRGLSPAREYFYRFRSGAHISDVGRTRTAPAAGSPLAALTFAWASCQSWGDGFFNAYEDMASFAPDVVFHLGDYVYEKGIPAGGGRRNTTALPASCLSEMMTLDDYRDRYALYKLDPQLQRAHRVSPFITVFDDHEVENNWAGAISEDNAPIPQFLARRAQAMKAWWENTPVRAAQRPLGPDVQAYRRFDFGDLARFDVLDTRQYRSDQVNGDMDSPQNAQTADPRRTITGARQERWILDSLGSSRRRWNVLAHQTTIADLARETGGERKVSMDGWSGYEASRARILDGARERRVRNLVSIVGDIHRSVVSDLRSTYTRESPTVGIELAGTSVASGKDGADSDASDKQLKAASPHIRFGNAQRGYVLNRLTRAQWQAEFRVADSIADPRNPLHRRAVVTIPDGRPQADVSA; this is encoded by the coding sequence ATGAGCCCACGTACTCCCGCGCCCTCGGTCGTCGTCGGCGCCGACAAGACCATCCGGCACGGTGTGACCCGCCGCCGCTTCCTGACGTGGACCGGTGTCGCCGGCGCGCTGGCCTTCACACCCGGACTGTTCGCCGACGCCGCTCCCCTGGCCGCGGCGCCGTCGTCCGGCGATCACCTGTTCACCCTCGGCGTCGCGTCCGGCGATCCGCTGCCCGACGGTGTCGTGCTGTGGACCCGACTCGCGTCGGCCCCGTTGGCCCGCGGCGGCGGGATGGGTACGGCGCCGGTGCCGGTCGAATGGGAACTGGCCACCGACGAGAAGATGACGTCGGTCGTCCGACGGGGACGCGTCATCGCGACCGCCGCCGACGGGCACAGCGTGCACGTCGACGTCCGCGGACTGTCCCCGGCGCGCGAGTACTTCTACCGGTTCCGCTCGGGAGCGCACATCTCCGATGTCGGCCGGACCCGCACCGCACCCGCGGCCGGATCCCCGCTGGCCGCGCTGACCTTCGCGTGGGCCTCCTGCCAGTCGTGGGGCGATGGGTTCTTCAACGCCTACGAGGACATGGCGTCGTTCGCGCCCGACGTCGTCTTCCATCTCGGTGACTATGTCTACGAGAAGGGGATCCCGGCCGGCGGCGGTCGACGCAACACCACCGCGCTGCCTGCCTCGTGCCTGTCCGAGATGATGACGCTGGACGACTATCGCGACCGGTACGCGCTCTACAAGCTCGACCCGCAGCTGCAGCGCGCCCACCGCGTCAGTCCGTTCATCACCGTGTTCGACGACCACGAGGTCGAGAACAACTGGGCGGGGGCCATCTCCGAGGACAACGCCCCGATCCCGCAGTTCCTGGCACGGCGTGCGCAGGCGATGAAGGCGTGGTGGGAGAACACCCCGGTGCGCGCGGCCCAACGCCCGCTCGGACCCGACGTCCAGGCCTACCGCCGTTTCGATTTCGGTGATCTCGCACGGTTCGACGTTCTCGACACGCGGCAGTACCGCAGCGATCAGGTCAACGGCGACATGGACTCCCCGCAGAACGCGCAGACCGCCGACCCCCGCCGGACCATCACCGGCGCCCGGCAGGAACGCTGGATTCTCGACAGCCTCGGGTCGAGTCGTCGGCGCTGGAATGTGTTGGCGCACCAGACGACCATCGCCGACCTCGCACGCGAGACCGGCGGCGAGCGCAAGGTCAGCATGGACGGGTGGAGCGGCTACGAGGCGTCGCGTGCGCGCATCCTCGACGGTGCCCGCGAGCGTCGGGTGCGCAATCTGGTCTCGATCGTCGGCGACATCCACCGCAGCGTCGTGTCCGATCTGCGGTCGACCTATACCCGCGAATCCCCCACCGTCGGAATCGAATTGGCGGGTACGTCGGTCGCCTCGGGCAAGGACGGCGCCGACAGCGACGCGAGCGACAAGCAGCTCAAGGCCGCATCACCGCACATCCGTTTCGGCAACGCCCAGCGTGGATACGTCCTGAACCGCCTGACGCGGGCGCAGTGGCAGGCCGAGTTCCGGGTCGCCGACTCGATCGCCGATCCACGGAACCCGTTGCACCGCAGGGCGGTCGTCACCATCCCCGACGGCCGCCCACAGGCCGACGTGTCCGCATAG
- the coaA gene encoding type I pantothenate kinase: MSRVAEPSPYIELDRAQWRKLRQSVPLVMNEEELRGLRGLGEQIDLSEVADVYLPLSRLIHLQVAARQRLFAATSTFLGERQPERQVPFVIGVAGSVAVGKSTTARVLQALLARWDAHPKVDLVTTDGFLYPTAELERRGIMHRKGFPESYNRRALLRFVTEVKAGAVDVPAPVYSHLSYDIVRGQEHHVEQPDILILEGLNVLQTGPRLMVSDLFDFSVYVDARIEDIEDWYVHRFLAMRSTAFADPNSHFHSYSSLGDQDATSAARDIWHGINLPNLVQNILPTRPRATLVLRKDADHAINRVRLRKI, translated from the coding sequence ATGTCACGGGTAGCCGAGCCGAGCCCCTACATCGAGCTCGATCGCGCGCAGTGGCGAAAGCTGCGTCAGTCGGTCCCGCTGGTGATGAACGAGGAAGAGCTCCGCGGCTTGCGCGGGCTGGGTGAGCAGATCGACCTGTCCGAGGTCGCCGACGTCTACCTGCCGCTCTCCCGCCTGATCCACCTGCAGGTCGCGGCGAGGCAACGTCTGTTCGCGGCCACCTCGACGTTTCTCGGCGAGCGCCAACCCGAACGCCAGGTGCCGTTCGTCATCGGGGTCGCGGGCAGCGTGGCGGTCGGCAAATCGACGACCGCTCGCGTGCTGCAGGCGCTGCTCGCGCGGTGGGACGCCCACCCCAAGGTCGACCTCGTGACGACCGACGGGTTCCTCTACCCCACCGCCGAACTCGAGCGGCGAGGGATCATGCACCGCAAGGGTTTCCCCGAGTCGTACAACCGACGGGCGTTGTTGCGCTTCGTGACCGAGGTCAAGGCAGGCGCCGTCGACGTCCCCGCGCCGGTCTACTCGCACCTGAGCTACGACATCGTCCGCGGCCAGGAACACCATGTGGAGCAGCCCGACATCCTCATCCTCGAGGGGCTGAACGTGCTCCAGACCGGGCCGCGACTGATGGTGTCGGACCTGTTCGACTTCTCGGTCTACGTCGATGCCCGCATCGAGGACATCGAGGACTGGTACGTGCACCGGTTCCTCGCCATGCGGTCGACCGCGTTCGCCGACCCTAATTCGCACTTCCACAGCTACTCGTCGCTCGGTGATCAGGACGCGACGTCGGCGGCCCGCGACATCTGGCACGGGATCAATCTGCCCAACCTCGTGCAGAACATCCTGCCGACGCGTCCGCGCGCCACGTTGGTCCTGCGCAAGGACGCCGACCACGCGATCAACCGCGTGCGGCTCCGCAAGATCTGA